The Nonlabens sp. Hel1_33_55 genome contains the following window.
CGTATTTGAAATTGTAAATCCCTTCAGTAGCGATAAAATCTCCATTCATCACAAATTTACCGTTGGTATTAATTTCCAAAAGCAAGTTTCCATAACCACTACCTCTCAGGTAACTACCATTTGTTGGATCTACCGTGACCTCAACAGTGGCCGTAGGAGTCACTTCAAGGTCAAATCTAAGTTCCAATCCAGAAATTTCCCTAATCTCGGTTTCTTTTCCTGATAATCTAGCCTCCTTTTCTTCTGGACTAAGGAAATATATCGCAGATGTATCACTGAGTGATTCACCATTATCAATAGGAATTTTAAAAATGGTATCATCACCAGTAGTGGCCACAACATTGATAAATAATTCATTTGTTGGACCCGTTATAGTTGCAGTTCCATCTATGAATGCGGTACCGTAGTACAGTGATTCTTCAGTGAGTTCTGTATCTAAGACTAACAATCTATTGGATTCCAATTCTAGATCCAACTCCCAGAAACCAAAGTTCTTATGGTTGATCTGGCCTTTTAGAAAACCTGTTGTGTTGTACTTAGTATCTGTCAATTGAATCTGACCAAAGTCAAAACTTGTGGTAGAAATGTCAACCGTGGCGTCTTGCTCAAAATCAAAATCTGTATTAAGGTATGGAACTCTTAGTCCAGCATTTTTCATGGTAATCTCTCCATTGACATCTGGTTCTGTAAGCCGACCTGTAATGGCGGCTTTTCCAGTAGCTAGGCCTCTCATGTTGTCAATAACAATTCCACCCAGCGGACTCAAAGCTACAAGATTAAACTCGTTGAAATCTACATCAAGATCTAAGGTTGAATACTCGCCGCTTGTATTTATAGCACCATCAACCGTAAATGTTCTTTTTATATCATTTTTAAGTTGAGCGTTGACACTATAAATACTCAAGTCTTCATTTCCCTTTACCAGCATATCAAAATCTCCCAGTGGAGTATTGTTCACCTCAAAATTGCTGATGGTGAAATTGCTCGATGGCGCATAGTTACCGGCGATCTGTTCTAACTTGAGTTCACCATCAATGCGACCTCGCATTTTTAAACTGTCAATAGGTTTAGTCAAACTGGCGATACGTACACCATCAAACTTGAGATTAACATCTTTTGAATCCTTGCCATCAATCATTCCTGCGATGGTAATTCGTTCATTTAAATGTTGAGCTCTGAGCGTATCCAGTTTGAAGTTTTGGAAGTTATTATCGAAAACAAGTTTTACATCTTCGGCGCCAGGATTGATGACCCATTTTTTGCCTTGGTATTTTAAATCGCTCCTACGTATTCCAACTACAGATTTATTCTCGTCATTGATGGTATGATAGAAACTAAGGTTATACTTATCGTCTGACTGTTCTTGGCTTGTAAATTCTGTCCTGAATAACAACGTATCCTGACGTGTTACATTGATCAACTGAAAATCTTCAACGTTATAGAAGCCATTATCAATGTCGTCTATCTTAATGTAGGTGTTGAATAAGGGGTTTTGGTTATTGACCTGGACATTTACTTGTTTGAGATCTACGTCAAACGCCTTGATCCTAGGTGTTCTAAAGGTTAGTCTAAACTGGGCATCATTACTTGAAACCTGGCCTTTAATTATTGTGTTTTCGCCTAGAGCGATATCAGGAAAAAACAACTCAACAATTTTATCATAGATCTTGAATTCATAATCTAGATATTGGTCCTGAGTAATTTGATCTGATTTATAGTTGGTATACACGTTACCAATCGCATTTTTGAAAAGCTCTGGAATTTCCTCAATCTTGAATTGACCTCTTACTTCACCTTCTATAATATCTGTGCTATTTATGGTAATCAGGCGTTCCTGATCGATGAATGTGCTCTCAATAATAAAGTCTTCAAAGAAGTAGGTGTTGTTATCATTCTGGTAACTCGCATCAGTAAAATTGATCGTACCTGCGACATCATTAATATCTGTTCCATCCATATCTATGACCACATCACCTTTCAAAATCGCCATGCTATCACGCGTGAAAATATTGATTGCCCGCAAATCTGCATAGGCTATAGAGGCTTTGAAATCGTACGTATTGATCTCTTTGGTAATATCTACAAGACCGTCAAAATCCATTTGTAGATTGGGGTCGTTGATTTTTACTGTTCCGTTAAAAACAGGCTTACGTAAATCGCCATTTACTTTGATATTCCTATAATCATAACCCTTGAAACCCAAGCGGTTGATATTCCCATTAAGGCTCAACCTCGCATTATTAGGATCGAAACCGCGGCCATCCACATTTAGGTCAACGCTTATTCTTCCTAGATCTGGAGTTTTGGTAATGGATCCAATGTTAAAACCATTGGTTTTAATATTACCATTGTAACCTATTCTATCAGATCGTATCTCTGTCAACCTTAAATCAGTTCCAAAGCTTCCCAATCTCGTATTTCCCGACAATCTAGAAACTACATTATTCTGATCAACACTGGCATATCCATTAGCATTCACAGTGCCCAATTGGTTTAATTCTGCCGGTAGTTTATTGCCAAGAATATTGGGTAACAGTTTCTTTAAGTCTGCATTACTTACCTGCAATTGATTGAAATCACCCTCAATGTAAAATTGATCAACATCTCGAACTAAGTTGCGCATGGTCATGGTGCCATCGATACTTAAATCGTTGAGCGCTGTCATCTGCAAATCGGTTACGTTAAAGTCGTTGAGCGTTCCCTTCAAATTTCCTTTGAGTTCGATGCTCTCATTATTGACAAATTCATTGTAGAAAACATCCAATTCATTGGTGGCGAGACTAGCTTCTGCGATCTTGAGATCCCAGTTAACCTTATCTACAAAATTTGAGAAATCGCCAACTCCATAATCAAATTGTAAATCTCCCTTTAAAAACGACCCCAAGGTTTCTATTTTAAGGTCCTCAGCTTTGATCTGGATTGGAGAATAATAAAAATCGGCTTTTAAGTCTTTCACGGTAAAACCTTCACCGCCATTATTCTCACTTACAGCTCCATTATACATGACAAAATTGGCCTCATTGATATTTGCAAATAACTCGTCGCCGTCGATCCTGAAATCATTGGCATTCATATTGAGATCATCCGCAAAAAAGATGAGCGGATGATTAGCATTCTCATCCGTAATTTTAATGCGAGCATTGTTTAAATCAATCTTGCCTGTGGAAAGCTTGAACGGCTGCTCACTTGCCTTATCACTTGCAAACTTTTTGAGGAATATATTGAGGTTATCGCTTTCCTCACCGCTATAACGCTTCATGTTGAGATACAGCTTATCAATCGTCACATCTCCTAAAACAGGTGCATTTGAAATCAATTCAGAAAAGCTAAAAACCGAAGAACTAAGATTTTCAAAAGAAATGATAGTGTCCTGATGGTGGTCCAGGGCCCGAGAACTTCCTAATTCAATATCACCGTCATAAGTAATTGCCACCTTATCGATAGCAATATCAACATCATACGTATCATTGAGATAGTTTGTCGCGTATCGTGCCGTAGCCGTCTGTACAGATGGAAATGAAAAAGCAATCACAAGAATGACAAATAGCGCTATCAGTACCAGCAGCGTCCTTCCTAATATTTTGAAAAGCTTTTTAATAATAGATCAATTACTTTTGCAAAGATTACCAATTTCTATGCCCATAACACCGTCAAAAAGCGATAATTGTTACATACTTGCTATAGAATCATCTTGTGATGATACTTCTTGTGCGATACTAAAAAACAATCAGGTACTATCAAACGTCATTGCAGGGCAAAAAATTCACGAGCAATATGGTGGTGTCGTTCCTGAACTTGCCTCTCGAGCCCATCAATCGAACATCATACCAGTAGTGCATGCTGCTCTTACACAGGCAAATATCGATAAAAAGCAACTGTCCGCCATAGCTTTTACTCGCGGCCCAGGTTTGATGGGAAGCTTGTTGGTAGGCGGTAGTTTTGCCAAAAGTTTATCGCTGGCTTTGCAAATTCCATTGATAGAGGTTCACCATATGCAGGCTCATATTCTGGCTCATTATATTGATCACGGTCAAGAAATGCCTGAATTCCCATTCTTGGGACTCACCATAAGCGGTGGCCACACGCAAATAGTCAAGGTAACAGACTACCATAAAATGGAGGTCATAGGCAGCACTATGGACGATGCCGTGGGCGAGGCATTTGATAAATCAGGAAAAATATTAGGTTTGGGTTATCCTGCTGGACCTATAATAGATACGCTTTCGCGAAAAGGTAGTCACGACGCCTTTAAATTCCCCATTCCAAAAGCACCTAACCTAGACTACAGCTTCAGCGGATTCAAAACTAGTGTACTTTACTTCGTGCAGAAGCAGACTCAAAAAGATCCAGATTTTATTAAAAACAATCTGGAAGATATTTGTGCTAGTATACAGTATACTATCATTGAGATTCTATTTCAGAAACTAAATAAAGCGGTCAAGCAAACTGGCATTAAGTCTGTAGCCATTGGTGGTGGCGTTAGCGCTAATTCAGGAATTAGAGAAAGGCTTCTGTCCAAAAAAGAAAAAGGTTGGAATGTTTTCATTCCGCCATTTGAGTATACCACTGATAATGCGGCGATGATAGGCATCTCTGGATATTATAAATATTTGCAGGGTGACTTCTCTTCATTGGATGTCGTTGCACAAGCTAAAATGACCATGTAATTATGCAGTTATTCTATTTTTCACAACCCAATGCGACAGATGAATTCTTATCTCTTGAAAAAGAGGATACAAGACATATTACCAAAGTCTTGCGTAAAAAAGTAGGTGACGTTATCAATGTCACTAATGGAAGAGGTGATTTATTTGACGCCACGATCACCCAATTGACCAGCAACAAGTGTCAATTGAAACTGAAGCACCTAAAGTTTGAGCCTTCAAAAAAACCTCAACTTCATATCGCGATTGCTCCAACTAAGATGAACGATCGCATGGAATGGTTTCTGGAAAAATCTACTGAGCTGGGAATTTCTGCCATCACGCCTTTAATATGCAGCAATAGTGAACGCAGAAATATTAAAGAAGAACGATTTGAGAAAATCATCATAAGCGCCATGCAACAATCCCTACAATTGCATAAACCAGTGCTTCATCAATTTACCAATCTTGATGCATTTGTTCAATCTGCAAACAGTGAACTAAAACTTATCGCACACTGCGAGGAAACCAACAAAAAACATATTACTGAACTTCTTGATTCTGAAAAAGACACCTTAATACTTATAGGTCCAGAAGGTGACTTCACACCAGCGGAAATAGAAAATGCACTAAAACATCAATTTGTTCCAGTGCATCTAGGTCATACAAGACTGCGTACAGAGACTGCAGGAATCTATGCAGCCAGTCTATTCAATGCTATTATTCAAGAGTAGAAATTCCTGCAGCAACAACCGCAAGATCTTTATCCTGAGCAATAATCGCCACTTTATAATTGGTTTTATTATTGACGTCTACCTTGAATGATTGTTTTCCATTTGACGCCTTTTTATCGAGCTCCACTCGCTGAATCACAACGTTGGTATTTCTCAACTTCTTACGAGCGTTCTCACCTTTCGCGACAGCGGTAGTTTCATCATCAATCAGCAATAAAGCATAGGCTTTGTCATATTTTTTTGCTCCATCCATCGAGTAGGTAAAATCAATAGATTTACTTCCCTTAACTATAACGGGTGCGTTCAATGCAGTGACCATTGATTTTTTATTGATTGAACTCTTCAAAGTACTTTCCCGCGATCCCACAAATTCCTTTGATCCGTTCACGACCATTTGAGGTGTGTATACTCCAGAATTGAGTTCTTTAGCATAACTGCGCTGATAAGCAGAATAAGCCTTATCAGAATATGGATCTTTCCAACCTAGATAATTCCAATAATCGACATGATAAGATAAGGCAATAACATTTTCATCGTCCTTGATCTGTGCCAGAAGGGCGTCTGCTGGTGGACAGCTGCTACATCCTTGAGACGTGAACAATTCCACGACGTTCACGCCATTTTGGATTTGTTTTTCATTACTTTGTTCTACATGATCTATATGCTGAAAAGCTAAGATGCTAAAAGCCAATAATAAACTAAGTATGGGTACAGTTATTCTTACCATAGGTTTAAAAATCATGAGGGATAGTTTAAGTTGGTTATGATTTAAAACTAATAATAATTCGCTTTATTTTTAAGAAAATGTTAAATAATCGTAGCAAAATTTATCAATTCAATTTTATGAGGTTCTATTTCCTGATTGCGTTATTGATTCTAACCTGTTTAACATCAAACGCCCAAGAGGTTGCCGTACTTAAATATGATGGCGGCGGCGATTGGTACTCCAATCCAACAGCGTTACCCAACCTGGTAGAATATTGCAACAAAAATCTGGGAACGACTTTTTCTAAAGATGTCAAAACCGTAGAGGCACAAAGCATCGATATTTTTCAATATCCTTTTATTCACATGACTGGTCATGGAAATGTAGTTTTCAGTCAGGAACAAATAGAGAACCTAAGGAACTATCTATTAAGCGGTGGATTTATTCATATCGATGACAATTATGGGATGAAGCCTTATCTGGAAAAAGAATTAGTCCGTTTGTTTCCTGATAAGCAATTAACTGAGCTTTCTGCAAACCATCCTATTTTCAGTAGCTACAAGAACTTCCCAAACGGTTTGCCTAAAATTCATGAACACGATGGAAATCGTCCACAAGCAATGGGAATATTTCATGAAAATAGATTAGTTCTTTTATTTACTTTTGAAAGCGATTTAGGAGATGGCTGGGAAAGTCCAGAAGTTCATAATGACCCGCAAGAAGTAAGACAGAAGGCGCTGGACATGGGTGCCAACATTGTCAAATACGTGTTTACTAATTAATCATTTATGGGTACGAGAGCTACCTCGCGAGCGATCGCTTTTGGACTATTACGAGCACTTCTCATCATTGCTGGAGTGTTTATCCTTGCGTGGTTTCTTTGGGAAATCCAATCAGTTCTATTTTACATAGGATTTGCTGCGGTGTTATCCCTAGTAGGAAGACCTATTGTCTTATTCTTTAGAGATAGGCTAAGGATTCCCAATACACTGGCCGTTATTCTCACACTGATTATTCTGTTTTCCATAATTGTTGGCGCCATCCTCTTGATCATACCAGTCATTGCAGAACAAGGTGAAAATATTTCCAAAATTGATATTGATGAAGTACGGGAAAATCTAGAGGTCTTGAACCAACAGATTAGTGATTATTTTGGGATTGAAAACGTCAACGTTCTGGAACGTATTCAAAATCTTGAGTTCGTGAAAGAAAACCTCACTATGGATCTCGTTCCGCAGTTTGTGAATGGCTTTTTTGGTACGTTGGGAAGTTTGATGATCGGGCTTTTCTCCATTCTATTTATAGCTTTCTTTTTACTTAAAGACAGTAGATTACTTCTGGAAGGCGTACTCGTTTTCTCAAAAAAAGGTAATGAAGGTCAGTTCCTAAGAGCATTTACTAAAATCAAGCAACTCCTTTCTCGCTATTTCATCGGCCTGATTTTTCAGATTGTTATCCTATTCGTATTGTACGGTATATTGTTATTGTCATTAGGAACTGAAAATGCGCTGATCATTGCCTTTTTCTGTGCGCTTCTTAACCTCATTCCATACTTGGGTCCAGCTATAGGATACATTTTAATGAGCGCGTTTGTCATAAGTGACAATCTAGGAGCTAATTTTACCAATATCATCTTGCCACAACTTATCGTAGTGATGATAGGGTATGGTATCATTCAACTTATTGATAATTTCTTGAACCAGCCTTTGATTTTTGGAAAGTCGGTCAAATCACATCCATTAGAGATTTTTATTATCATTTTGATCGCTGGATTAGTGTTCGGGATTATAGGATTAGTACTTGCTATTCCTACTTATACTGCGATCAAGGTTATTTCCAAAGAATTTTTGAGCGAGTATAAAATCGTTAAGAAACTGACCCAAAACCTGTAGAGTCTATGAATCACGCTGTGCTGCAACCACAGGTGAGAACCTATCTACTGGAGCATTTACATGAGAATGTAGCTGCATTTGTATTGCGCTCACATCCATTTGAAATTGATAATAAAGAGCTGGCGCAGCAGCTTGTGGGACTTCAAAAAGCACAAGCTAAATTCCCATTGCTTTTCAATTGTGAACATGTTTTCTACCCGCCTAAAGTTAATTTAGAGCAAACGAGTAGTTGGGAAACGGCAGTCTATAAATCTAAGATTGTTCAAGGCGATTCCATGGTCGATCTTACGGGTGGTTTGGGGATTGATGATATCGCTTTCGCGAAAGCGTATTCCACAACAATCCACGTAGAACTCGACCCTGATCTACAAGAAATCGCTGCACACAATTTTAAAACACTAGAGCTTCCCATAGAAAGCCACCAAGGCGATGGCATTTCATTTCTCAAAGAGGCAGGTTTAAAATTTGATCTCATCTACCTGGATCCCAGCCGTAAAACAGCGGCTACAAATAAAGCCATCCTGCTAACCGATTATGAGCCTGATGTCACCAAACATAAAGAGCTACTTTTTGAAAAGGGTGAATATATTATGATTAAAACCTCGCCCATGCTCGATATCACTGCTGGAATGAGACAGTTGGAACACGTGGCGCAAATCCATATCGTAGCGGTTAAAAATGAGGTAAAGGAATTGCTTTGGATATTGAAAAAGAACGTTGAGAATACTAAGATGTTCGCGGTCAATCTGGCTACAAATCAGCCGGTTTTTGATTTCAATCTGGATTCTACAGCTAATATTGTGATTGATTCACCTAAAAAGTATCTATACGAACCTAATGCCGCTATTATGAAATCACAGGCGTTTGGTGAGGTGTGCAGTCAATATGGTGTCTCAAAAATTGATCAAGATGCCCATTTATTCACACGAGAAGATTTAATCCAATTTCCTGGGAGGTGTTTTAAGATTTTAGAAGTACACGACTATAAGCCTAAGATCATAAAACGCCAATATGGGAAAGGTGCGCATGCTGTTGTGACGAGAAACTTTCGCGAAAGCGTAAAAAAATTAAGGACTATATTTAATTTTGAAGAACACGAGACCAACTACCTCTTTTTTACAAGCATTGCTGGTCGCGGTCCCGTGGTAATTGAGGCAATAAAAATCCGATCATGAAAAAAATCATCATTCTATCTGGCGCCGGCGTTAGTGCAGAAAGTGGTATTGCAACCTTTAGGGATGCAGATGGTTTGTGGGAAGGACACGATGTGATGGAAGTGGCATCACCTCAAGGATTTGAAAACAATCCATCGCTGGTGCTTGATTTTTATAACCAGCGTCGTGCGCAACTCAAAACGGTAAAACCCAATGAGGCGCACTATTGCATAGCCGCACTGGAACGCAATTATGAAGTTCACGTTATCACGCAAAATGTAGATGACCTTCACGAGCGTGCCGGATCGTCTAATGTTTTGCACTTGCATGGTGAATTACTAAAAGCGCGCAGCACTTCAAATCCTGAGTACATCATAGAGTGGCCAGATGACATCACAGCAATGGATTCCTGTCCTGACGGTTCCCAAATGCGACCACATATCGTGTGGTTTGGTGAAGAAGTACCAGCTATGGAAAAAGCCATTGAGCTTACATCACAGGCAGATGCTGTCATTATTGTAGGTACATCGTTGCAAGTCTATCCAGCAGCAGGACTCATGCATTATGCTCCAGACGACACTCCTATTTTTCTGGTCGATCCACGACCTAATCTCGAGAGTCACGGCAATCTAACCGTGATTGAAGAAAATGCAAGCACAGGTGTACGCAAGGCTTGTGATATCATTAATGTTTCATTACCTAATACGTAACTCTATTGGCACTACCTATACTCAAAGAACAATTAGCCGATTTATATGCCTATAAGGAATCGCGAGTGCGCCTAGCGACTAAATTTGTGGAGCGAGGAGCTATTGAAGATCTTATCGATTACTGTCATCCAGCTTCTGGAGTTTCTTATAAAGCATGCTGGTGTCTGGAACAGGCCTATCGCCTGTTTCCAGAAGTTTGTTATCCGCATATTGAGAAAATCTACCAACTTTACATTACGCCAGTGGACTTGAGCGGCATGCGCTGCCTGCTTAAAATAGGTTTTGAGATGCTCAAATGCTATTATGGCCCACGCGATCATGAAATCAAGCAGCTCATAACGCAGCCTATGAAAGAGCAATTGACGAGAGCCGCTTTTGATGCAATGATCAATGCTGGTGGAAGGTCTGCAAACCTTATGTATGCTACTAGGAGCCTTTATCTCATGCGCAATGAGTTTGAATTGATACCAGATCAATTGCCCGCTTTTATTGAACGCCAGTTGATGGATCCAGAAAATAAAGGCTACCGCAGTTGTGGTCGCGAGATCTTGACAAAACTGAGCTGGCAAAAACAAGCATAACCATCATTTTCAAGGTGCTGTATCGCTGTTAAAATCTTATTTTTGCAAGCTTTAAAGATCCACTATGTCATTACAAGCTATTTCTCCCATTGACGGCCGCTATCATTCTAAGGTTGCTAACCTTGCAAACTATTTTTCTGAAGCTGCACTTATCAAATACAGAGTGCTTATTGAGGTGGAATATTTTATCGCTTTGAGCGAAAGCGGAATCTCACAACTACAACCGTTCAAGGAAGAAACTAAATCATTGCTTAAAGATCTTTATCGCAAGTTTAGCGAGGATGATGCCAAGGAAATCAAGTTTATAGAAAAAACAACCAACCACGATGTCAAAGCTGTGGAGTATCTTCTGAAGAAAAAATTTGATATGATGGATCTTAAAGCCCACAAAGAATTCATCCATTTTGGCCTTACATCACAGGATATCAACAATACGGCGATACCGTTATCTATCAAGGATGCTGTGGAAGAAGTTTACATTCCAGAATTGGAGGCGCTTATTTCACAGTTAGAAGGTTTAGTCAATGACTGGAAAGATATTCCCATGCTGGCGCGTACTCATGGACAACCAGCCTCACCTACCCGATTAGGTAAAGAATTCAATGTGTTTGTAGTTCGCTTAAAGGAGCAATTATCAACACTTAAGAGTACTCCCAATGCAGCAAAATTTGGTGGTGCAACTGGGAACTTTAATGCACATCACGTTGCATTTCCTAAGGTCGACTGGAAAGCCTTTGGGTCAGAATTTGTAGAAAATAGATTGGGATTGAAACATAGTTTTCCAACTACCCAGATTGAGCATTACGATTTTATGGCCTCTTTGTTTGATGCCATGAAGCGTATCAATACGATTTTGATTGATTTGGATCGAGATATATGGACCTACATATCCATGGATTATTTCAAACAAAAAATAAAGGCTGGCGAGATAGGCTCTAGCGCTATGCCGCATAAAGTGAATCCCATCGATTTTGAGAATAGTGAAGGAAATTTAGGTTTAGCCAATGCTGTATTTGAACACCTAGCGGCAAAACTTCCTATTTCAAGATTACAACGTGATCTGACTGATTCTACAGTATTACGTAATGTAGGTGTACCTATCGCCCATACGATTATAGCTTTTAAGGCAACATCAAAAGGCTTAGGTAAACTCCTACTCAATCCATCTAAAATTGAACAAGATCTTGAGAACAATTGGGCTGTAGTGGCAGAAGCTGTTCAAACTATTCTAAGACGCGAGGCTTATCCCAATCCATATGAAGCGTTGAAGCAGCTCACAAGAACCAATGAAAAGATTACCGCCGCTAGCATGGCTGATTTCATTGAAGGTTTAGACGTTAAAGATTCTGTGAAAAATGAATTAAGAGGTATTTCACCATCCTCATTCACAGGTATATAGCGTTTTTTAATAAGTTAATTCCTACTTAATTGTGGTTTAGTTAACGGCCTTAAGCATGCTCTATTAGTAAATTGCAGTACAATCAATTAATAAACCTATGAGCATACTGACTATTATTCTAAACATTCTTATACCACCACTAGGTGTTGGATTAGCTAAAGGATTTGGGAAAGATTTTATCATTAACCTAATCTTAACTCTAATCTTCTTTATACCTGGTGTCATTCACGCATTTATTGTGACATCTAGATAAGAATACCGAACATTAACTACTATATTAATTACCAAAAATCAAACTTATGAAGATTAAAATATTATCCATATTCGCTTTAATTGCAATGCTAACAAGCTGTGATATCAAGAAAACTGAAGGTGGGGACATGCCAGAACTAGATGTCGATGTTGAAGCTGAAGCAGGAGAACTTCCAGAATACGATGTAGACTGGATGGATGTTGACGTTACAACAACTACTAAAATGGTCGAAGTACCTAAATTAGTTGTCGTAATGGAAGAAGAAGAGGTGGAAGTACCAGTTCTTGATGTAGACATGCCAGGAGACAAAATGGAAAGAACTCTAACTGTAGAAGCAGAAATTGCTGGAACAGATCAGGATCTAGACATTAAAGAAGTAAGAGCAACAAATAATAAATTGTTTGTTATTGCTACCCTAGAAGATAACGGTACAGATCTACAAGGAAAAACAGTACGTAAACAAGATCAAGTTGTGCTTAATGCACCTAACATGGAAGTTGAATATATTATTGTAGGTGACAAGCCTAACAGAATGTTCAACAACAACAATAGATACTATTCAAATATGAATAGTTTTGACAACGATGTTGCAAATGCGCAGGTTATTTATAGTAACTAAGAGCATTTAAAAATTGAAATGAAAAAGAAGAAAATGGCGCCCAATGGGCGCCATTTTTTTTATCCCAGCTTTTTAGCTTCATCCCAGAAAACATCCATTTCTGCTAGAGTCATACCACTCAATTTTTTACCTAGATCGGCTGCTTTTGATTCTAGGTATTGAAAACGCTTGATGAATTTTTTATTGGTACGCTCTAGTGCGTCCTCAGGATTAACACCTAGATGCTTTCCGTAGTTGACTAGAGAGAATAGAACATCACCAAATTCTGCCTCAATGGTGTCTTTGTTCCCTTTGTCTATTTCTACCTGCAACTCTTCCAGTTCTTCTTCCAATTTTTCTTTGACTTGTTCTGGTCGTTCCCAATCAAAACCAACACCAGCCACTTTATCTTGAATGCGGGAACTTTTTACCAAAGCCGGCAAACTGGTGGGCACGCCTTCCAAAACACTTTTTTTACCTTCCTTGAGCTTGAGCGCTTCCCAGTTCTGCTTTACTTCTTCTTCATCTGCAACCTCAACATCACCATAGATATGTGGATGTCTTGAAACCAATTTGTCGCAAATTC
Protein-coding sequences here:
- a CDS encoding DUF4159 domain-containing protein produces the protein MRFYFLIALLILTCLTSNAQEVAVLKYDGGGDWYSNPTALPNLVEYCNKNLGTTFSKDVKTVEAQSIDIFQYPFIHMTGHGNVVFSQEQIENLRNYLLSGGFIHIDDNYGMKPYLEKELVRLFPDKQLTELSANHPIFSSYKNFPNGLPKIHEHDGNRPQAMGIFHENRLVLLFTFESDLGDGWESPEVHNDPQEVRQKALDMGANIVKYVFTN
- a CDS encoding AI-2E family transporter, producing MGTRATSRAIAFGLLRALLIIAGVFILAWFLWEIQSVLFYIGFAAVLSLVGRPIVLFFRDRLRIPNTLAVILTLIILFSIIVGAILLIIPVIAEQGENISKIDIDEVRENLEVLNQQISDYFGIENVNVLERIQNLEFVKENLTMDLVPQFVNGFFGTLGSLMIGLFSILFIAFFLLKDSRLLLEGVLVFSKKGNEGQFLRAFTKIKQLLSRYFIGLIFQIVILFVLYGILLLSLGTENALIIAFFCALLNLIPYLGPAIGYILMSAFVISDNLGANFTNIILPQLIVVMIGYGIIQLIDNFLNQPLIFGKSVKSHPLEIFIIILIAGLVFGIIGLVLAIPTYTAIKVISKEFLSEYKIVKKLTQNL
- a CDS encoding THUMP-like domain-containing protein; translation: MNHAVLQPQVRTYLLEHLHENVAAFVLRSHPFEIDNKELAQQLVGLQKAQAKFPLLFNCEHVFYPPKVNLEQTSSWETAVYKSKIVQGDSMVDLTGGLGIDDIAFAKAYSTTIHVELDPDLQEIAAHNFKTLELPIESHQGDGISFLKEAGLKFDLIYLDPSRKTAATNKAILLTDYEPDVTKHKELLFEKGEYIMIKTSPMLDITAGMRQLEHVAQIHIVAVKNEVKELLWILKKNVENTKMFAVNLATNQPVFDFNLDSTANIVIDSPKKYLYEPNAAIMKSQAFGEVCSQYGVSKIDQDAHLFTREDLIQFPGRCFKILEVHDYKPKIIKRQYGKGAHAVVTRNFRESVKKLRTIFNFEEHETNYLFFTSIAGRGPVVIEAIKIRS
- a CDS encoding SIR2 family NAD-dependent protein deacylase, which encodes MKKIIILSGAGVSAESGIATFRDADGLWEGHDVMEVASPQGFENNPSLVLDFYNQRRAQLKTVKPNEAHYCIAALERNYEVHVITQNVDDLHERAGSSNVLHLHGELLKARSTSNPEYIIEWPDDITAMDSCPDGSQMRPHIVWFGEEVPAMEKAIELTSQADAVIIVGTSLQVYPAAGLMHYAPDDTPIFLVDPRPNLESHGNLTVIEENASTGVRKACDIINVSLPNT
- the purB gene encoding adenylosuccinate lyase encodes the protein MSLQAISPIDGRYHSKVANLANYFSEAALIKYRVLIEVEYFIALSESGISQLQPFKEETKSLLKDLYRKFSEDDAKEIKFIEKTTNHDVKAVEYLLKKKFDMMDLKAHKEFIHFGLTSQDINNTAIPLSIKDAVEEVYIPELEALISQLEGLVNDWKDIPMLARTHGQPASPTRLGKEFNVFVVRLKEQLSTLKSTPNAAKFGGATGNFNAHHVAFPKVDWKAFGSEFVENRLGLKHSFPTTQIEHYDFMASLFDAMKRINTILIDLDRDIWTYISMDYFKQKIKAGEIGSSAMPHKVNPIDFENSEGNLGLANAVFEHLAAKLPISRLQRDLTDSTVLRNVGVPIAHTIIAFKATSKGLGKLLLNPSKIEQDLENNWAVVAEAVQTILRREAYPNPYEALKQLTRTNEKITAASMADFIEGLDVKDSVKNELRGISPSSFTGI
- a CDS encoding YqaE/Pmp3 family membrane protein, which codes for MSILTIILNILIPPLGVGLAKGFGKDFIINLILTLIFFIPGVIHAFIVTSR
- the mazG gene encoding nucleoside triphosphate pyrophosphohydrolase → MNNRKKQLEALDRLLTIMDELREGCPWDRKQTLQSLRHLTIEETYELGDAILDNDMEEIPKELGDLLLHIVFYAKIGSETNDFDIASVAHGICDKLVSRHPHIYGDVEVADEEEVKQNWEALKLKEGKKSVLEGVPTSLPALVKSSRIQDKVAGVGFDWERPEQVKEKLEEELEELQVEIDKGNKDTIEAEFGDVLFSLVNYGKHLGVNPEDALERTNKKFIKRFQYLESKAADLGKKLSGMTLAEMDVFWDEAKKLG